The Rhodocytophaga rosea genome has a segment encoding these proteins:
- a CDS encoding S8 family peptidase — MYYLKKLIPGKKLVFLLWVLLMAYPTLNFAQQRNLDAVLAKIIKSPDVNQGLRTQPTSQQPFLIKIKPGVKKESLITNGITVLRTIDQHYLIVKPTKSALSQTLYEEKWTVNHLWKLSDELLLHGDQTTRQTFTISVSDPSVPGILSAIPQLSILSSKNNILTVTTTLETIINKVIAVNGVLYVGKEATNPRVESPVKDMNLNPNTVNRIHHFFPALTGEGITISIQEQPYNTEDIDLKGRHIPSSISAGEASTHATDMATIAAGAGNSFITGKGVAWGASVTSSDFEDLLPDADEDYATLNSWVQNHSYGTEIENFYGTRAEAFDKSANRNPTLLHVFSSGNEGAATSATGPYQGIEGLANLTGNFKMSKNILTVGSVDAVGQPVAFSSRGPAYDGRIKPEVVAYSTAGTSNSAALVSGIAALLQQAYQQQQGNLPPAALLKSLLINSAQDAGPVGIDYITGFGNVDAYRTLQNLTAKRYFSGSISQGQTKSFPLQVPATARKLKVTLVWNDPAALPNAGFALVNDLDMQLTTEGNTWLPWKLDPSADFAKLTKAATRGADHLNTIEQIMLDKPVAGTYTITVKGFDLAAGSQSFYISYQWDTTNQFEWLFPTGSDNMPFDGESDTYFSWKSTLADTLGKLEYTLDQGITWISINDHVNLKNGTYMWKTPELTTRAQARMVVGNEVFPTLSFTISWPLPITVGFNCGDSLLVQWPFAENVKEYELSVFEGNSLKTIVVTSDTAIVLKKTQLTSPLFAIQSLLKEGGHGLRAHTFDYASLSSSCFLVSFGVETVRENGIDLLAELGTIYGIDRILVERQKNGIFETIHTIQPESKQVRIQDTHPLQGLNTYRIRILFPTGKEIISETVRSYFVADPPVMVFPNPVSNAEKLQVFSKEFASQEVVFRLFDLNGKIKLTTHLLSSRETIPLNGLLPGLYVYSIQTDEGIFNGKLLVR; from the coding sequence TTGTATTACTTAAAGAAATTAATTCCAGGTAAAAAACTGGTCTTTTTACTGTGGGTATTGCTCATGGCTTATCCTACTCTTAATTTTGCCCAGCAAAGGAATCTGGATGCGGTGTTAGCCAAAATCATTAAATCGCCTGACGTAAACCAGGGGCTCAGAACTCAGCCAACATCTCAACAGCCATTTCTGATCAAGATAAAACCAGGCGTTAAAAAAGAATCCTTAATAACAAATGGAATCACTGTTCTGAGAACCATTGACCAGCATTACCTGATTGTAAAACCTACCAAGTCAGCCTTATCTCAGACCTTATATGAAGAAAAATGGACAGTCAATCATTTATGGAAACTTTCTGATGAACTGTTACTGCATGGCGATCAAACAACCAGGCAAACCTTTACCATCAGCGTTTCTGACCCTTCAGTGCCTGGTATTCTTTCTGCTATTCCACAGCTTTCTATACTCAGCTCAAAAAATAATATACTTACAGTAACAACCACTCTTGAAACGATAATTAACAAAGTTATTGCGGTAAATGGGGTGCTGTACGTGGGAAAAGAAGCAACCAATCCCCGTGTGGAAAGTCCTGTAAAGGATATGAATCTTAATCCCAACACAGTGAACCGTATCCATCATTTTTTCCCGGCTTTAACCGGAGAAGGCATAACCATTTCTATTCAGGAACAACCCTATAATACTGAAGATATTGACTTAAAAGGACGGCATATTCCTTCTTCTATCAGTGCCGGTGAGGCCAGTACGCATGCCACAGATATGGCTACTATTGCAGCTGGTGCAGGTAATTCTTTCATTACCGGAAAGGGCGTTGCCTGGGGAGCGAGTGTTACTTCCTCAGATTTCGAAGATTTATTGCCTGATGCCGATGAGGATTATGCAACGCTGAATAGCTGGGTGCAGAATCATTCGTATGGCACTGAAATTGAAAATTTTTATGGCACCCGGGCGGAGGCTTTTGATAAAAGTGCAAACCGGAATCCTACCCTTCTCCATGTTTTTTCCTCTGGAAATGAAGGAGCTGCTACTTCGGCTACCGGTCCCTATCAGGGCATTGAAGGGCTGGCTAATCTTACGGGAAATTTTAAAATGTCTAAAAATATCCTGACGGTAGGCTCCGTGGATGCTGTAGGTCAACCTGTGGCATTTTCTTCGCGTGGACCAGCCTATGATGGACGTATTAAACCAGAAGTAGTAGCGTATAGTACTGCCGGAACATCGAATTCCGCTGCGCTTGTATCTGGCATTGCAGCCTTGCTCCAGCAGGCATACCAGCAACAACAAGGGAATTTACCGCCTGCTGCGTTACTGAAGTCACTATTAATCAATAGTGCACAAGATGCTGGTCCGGTAGGTATTGACTATATAACCGGGTTTGGAAATGTAGATGCGTACCGGACTTTACAGAACCTGACCGCAAAACGGTATTTTTCGGGAAGTATCAGTCAGGGGCAAACTAAATCTTTTCCTCTGCAGGTGCCTGCTACAGCCAGAAAACTAAAGGTTACCCTGGTATGGAATGATCCGGCTGCCCTGCCTAATGCGGGCTTTGCTTTGGTAAATGACCTGGATATGCAACTTACCACCGAAGGGAATACCTGGTTGCCCTGGAAATTAGATCCTTCAGCCGATTTTGCAAAACTCACCAAAGCAGCCACCAGAGGCGCAGACCATCTGAATACCATTGAACAAATCATGCTGGATAAGCCTGTTGCAGGTACCTATACCATCACTGTAAAAGGATTTGATCTGGCGGCAGGTTCCCAGTCATTTTATATCTCCTATCAGTGGGATACTACCAACCAGTTTGAATGGCTTTTTCCCACAGGCAGTGATAATATGCCTTTCGATGGGGAATCCGATACCTATTTCTCCTGGAAAAGTACGTTAGCAGATACCCTGGGAAAGCTGGAATATACTCTGGATCAGGGAATTACCTGGATAAGTATCAATGACCATGTAAATTTAAAGAATGGAACTTATATGTGGAAAACCCCGGAACTCACTACACGGGCACAAGCAAGAATGGTGGTGGGCAACGAAGTATTTCCAACCCTGTCTTTTACTATTTCCTGGCCATTACCTATTACAGTTGGGTTTAATTGCGGCGATTCCCTGCTGGTGCAATGGCCATTTGCCGAAAATGTGAAGGAATATGAGCTGTCCGTTTTTGAAGGGAATTCATTAAAAACCATTGTAGTTACTTCCGATACAGCCATCGTTCTGAAAAAAACGCAATTAACTTCACCACTTTTTGCCATTCAGTCTTTGTTAAAAGAAGGAGGCCATGGGTTACGGGCACATACTTTTGATTATGCCTCGCTCAGTTCATCGTGTTTTCTTGTTTCTTTTGGTGTGGAAACTGTGCGTGAAAATGGAATCGATCTTCTGGCGGAATTAGGCACCATCTATGGGATAGATCGCATTCTGGTTGAAAGACAAAAAAATGGCATATTCGAGACGATTCATACCATTCAACCAGAAAGTAAACAGGTCAGAATTCAGGACACCCATCCGCTTCAGGGATTAAATACTTACCGCATCCGGATACTTTTTCCCACTGGAAAAGAAATCATTTCTGAAACAGTGAGGAGTTACTTTGTCGCTGATCCTCCGGTGATGGTTTTTCCTAATCCTGTTTCAAATGCTGAGAAATTACAGGTATTTTCAAAGGAATTCGCCAGTCAGGAGGTGGTATTCCGGCTGTTTGACCTGAATGGAAAAATAAAGCTTACTACTCATCTTCTTTCCAGCCGGGAAACTATTCCACTAAATGGACTTTTGCCTGGTCTCTATGTATATTCAATTCAGACGGATGAAGGGATATTTAATGGTAAACTACTTGTCCGGTAG
- a CDS encoding M57 family metalloprotease has product MITFNKFSAATAAAGLFLCTLGACSKNEVNPSKEIKSSAETSQNIISDEVKAQFTKLGFDVSDIRYIRDDNPLSGEAGKKNFLLENDIVITPENLQAMIGSKIHHIGAVNEQYHTTNLVTTPSYPAYRTIRVLGWNSGANALDTKTRAALTDAVNNYRALYGATFRLYFTLAFGANSTGYDIVVYKNGSGAGGVAGFPTGGNPYKWVQIFPGTSAYSQDVVEHVITHEIGHCVGMRHSDFFNRSLSCGGSAINEGSAGVGAIHVPETPTGWDVNSVMNSCFSSTETGEFGYYDRVSLRELY; this is encoded by the coding sequence ATGATCACGTTTAACAAATTTTCTGCTGCTACGGCGGCTGCCGGGCTCTTTTTGTGCACATTGGGAGCCTGTTCCAAAAACGAAGTGAATCCCAGCAAGGAGATTAAATCTTCAGCTGAAACTTCGCAAAATATTATTTCTGATGAAGTAAAGGCGCAGTTTACTAAATTAGGATTTGATGTAAGTGACATCCGTTACATCCGGGATGATAATCCTTTATCCGGGGAGGCAGGGAAGAAAAACTTTTTGCTGGAGAACGATATAGTGATTACTCCTGAAAACCTGCAGGCTATGATCGGGAGCAAAATCCATCATATTGGTGCAGTAAACGAACAATATCACACCACAAATCTAGTTACAACGCCTTCTTATCCTGCATATCGTACCATTCGGGTGCTGGGATGGAATAGTGGAGCCAACGCGTTAGATACAAAAACGAGAGCTGCCTTAACAGATGCAGTAAATAACTACAGAGCCCTGTATGGCGCTACCTTCCGCTTATATTTCACGCTGGCTTTTGGCGCTAATTCCACCGGGTATGACATTGTTGTGTATAAAAATGGTTCTGGTGCTGGTGGTGTAGCTGGTTTCCCTACCGGAGGTAATCCATACAAATGGGTACAAATTTTCCCAGGAACCAGTGCCTATAGCCAGGATGTAGTTGAGCACGTAATTACACATGAAATCGGCCATTGTGTGGGTATGCGTCATTCAGATTTCTTTAACCGTTCTTTGTCTTGTGGCGGTTCTGCTATTAATGAAGGCTCTGCAGGTGTGGGCGCCATCCATGTACCCGAAACTCCTACCGGCTGGGATGTAAACTCTGTTATGAATTCATGCTTTAGTTCTACCGAGACTGGTGAGTTCGGATACTACGACCGGGTATCACTTCGTGAGTTATACTAA
- a CDS encoding PAS domain-containing sensor histidine kinase, translating to MKRKLPKSQSSEDLAPFVNAQYAEFLVEMAQQADQVIFVFDTNTKQFLYLNPSFEVVWQLTRESITANPQKLVDRIHKDDIAFLTLAYKELMDGTKQNTEFRIIHPDGSEGTIRLSAFLIKTKAGNSAITGFATEVTEYKKYSDTLKKYAAKKNSILEILSHDLAGPLGSIQGLVGVLERRAEKKEDVELLRIIEETSKRGIILIRDFVKQEFLESANVDLIKTRVDLVSKIKEVIEQYKYSEQSIAKTFHFDSSKEKIYVEIDHVKFMQVINNLISNAIKFTHDGGIISIRLEERKNTIITSIQDNGIGIPEHVQEDLFEKFTKARRPGIKGEPSVGLGMSISKTIVEWHEGKIWFESKENKGTTFYIEIPRE from the coding sequence ATGAAAAGGAAGCTGCCAAAGTCACAATCATCTGAAGATCTTGCTCCTTTTGTCAACGCTCAATATGCTGAATTTCTGGTTGAAATGGCCCAGCAGGCCGATCAAGTAATATTTGTTTTCGATACTAATACAAAGCAATTTCTATATCTAAATCCTTCCTTTGAGGTAGTCTGGCAACTGACAAGGGAAAGCATAACAGCTAACCCACAAAAATTGGTGGATAGGATACATAAAGATGATATCGCTTTTCTGACCCTGGCTTACAAAGAATTAATGGATGGCACAAAGCAGAACACGGAGTTCCGTATTATCCATCCTGATGGTTCAGAGGGAACCATTCGTCTTTCTGCATTTTTGATCAAAACCAAAGCAGGTAACAGTGCCATAACCGGGTTTGCAACAGAAGTTACTGAATATAAAAAATATAGTGATACATTAAAGAAGTACGCTGCAAAGAAAAATTCAATCCTGGAAATATTATCCCATGACTTAGCAGGACCGCTTGGTTCTATTCAAGGATTAGTTGGCGTATTAGAACGCAGGGCAGAAAAAAAAGAAGATGTTGAACTTCTTCGGATCATTGAAGAAACCAGTAAACGAGGTATAATTCTCATTAGAGATTTTGTCAAACAGGAGTTTTTAGAATCGGCCAATGTAGACCTGATTAAGACACGAGTTGATCTGGTCTCCAAAATTAAAGAAGTCATTGAGCAGTATAAGTATTCTGAGCAAAGTATTGCCAAAACCTTTCACTTTGATTCCTCAAAGGAAAAAATATACGTAGAAATAGACCATGTAAAATTTATGCAGGTCATTAATAACCTTATCTCCAACGCAATTAAATTTACCCATGATGGAGGTATAATCTCGATCCGTCTGGAAGAAAGGAAGAATACCATTATTACCAGTATCCAGGATAATGGTATTGGTATTCCTGAACATGTGCAGGAAGACTTATTTGAGAAATTCACCAAAGCCAGAAGACCAGGGATCAAAGGCGAACCGTCAGTCGGCCTTGGTATGTCTATTAGTAAAACTATTGTAGAATGGCATGAAGGTAAAATATGGTTTGAAAGTAAGGAGAATAAGGGTACGACTTTTTATATTGAAATTCCTAGAGAGTAA
- a CDS encoding IS3 family transposase — translation MERKSLVSPQAKLSLRQQCRLLSISRASFYYEPKQENADNLGMMQLMDAHILEEPTAGVLTMQSMLEEKGYKAGYERIRRLMRLANIRPIYPRKQLTQLGDKKYIYPYLLRNLKVERANQVWAIDITYVAMAKGFMYLTAVIDVYSRYIVGWGLSNTLDAEASLQVLKAAVAEHGKPGIVNSDQGSQFTCKEYVEYLKSESIRISMDGKGRALDNIFIERFWRTIKYQHIYLNPATDGISLYQGISGWMEKYNQRPHQGIDRNKPINLYKMAA, via the coding sequence ATGGAGCGTAAATCACTGGTTAGTCCTCAAGCAAAGCTTAGCCTTCGCCAGCAATGCCGTTTACTTTCTATCAGCCGGGCCTCTTTCTATTATGAGCCTAAACAAGAGAATGCAGATAATTTAGGAATGATGCAGCTCATGGATGCCCATATATTAGAAGAACCAACGGCCGGAGTGCTGACAATGCAGTCGATGCTGGAGGAAAAGGGTTATAAAGCAGGTTACGAGCGGATAAGAAGATTGATGCGGCTGGCTAACATCCGGCCTATCTACCCCCGAAAGCAACTGACGCAGTTAGGGGACAAAAAGTATATCTATCCTTATTTGCTCAGGAACTTAAAAGTAGAGCGGGCAAACCAGGTATGGGCTATAGATATTACCTATGTTGCGATGGCTAAAGGGTTTATGTATTTGACGGCTGTGATAGATGTGTATAGCCGCTATATTGTGGGCTGGGGCTTGTCTAATACATTGGATGCTGAGGCTAGCTTGCAGGTGTTGAAAGCAGCGGTAGCTGAGCATGGTAAGCCCGGGATTGTCAACAGCGACCAGGGTAGCCAGTTTACCTGTAAAGAGTATGTAGAATATTTAAAAAGTGAATCTATCCGTATCAGTATGGATGGCAAAGGCAGGGCACTGGATAATATATTTATAGAAAGGTTTTGGCGGACCATTAAATACCAGCATATTTACCTGAACCCGGCCACTGATGGCATCTCCCTCTACCAGGGCATCAGTGGCTGGATGGAGAAATACAATCAAAGGCCACACCAGGGAATTGACCGAAACAAGCCCATTAATCTTTATAAAATGGCAGCTTAA
- a CDS encoding transposase, whose protein sequence is MKKTRRKFTAAFKAKVALEALKERETLAALSARFEVHANQISLWKQEFLTNSELVFSSTEGKEKEEQVNLDALYAKIGQLEMERDFLKKSLKKTGL, encoded by the coding sequence ATGAAAAAAACGAGGAGAAAATTTACAGCTGCTTTCAAGGCGAAAGTGGCATTGGAAGCGCTTAAAGAGCGGGAAACATTAGCGGCTTTGTCGGCCCGCTTTGAGGTACACGCCAACCAGATATCGCTGTGGAAGCAGGAATTTTTAACTAATTCGGAGCTGGTATTCTCTTCCACAGAAGGGAAAGAAAAAGAAGAGCAGGTAAACTTAGATGCGCTTTATGCTAAGATTGGGCAACTGGAGATGGAACGCGACTTTTTAAAAAAAAGCTTGAAGAAGACCGGACTGTAA
- a CDS encoding ISAs1 family transposase — protein MELKKILNKVADFRVQGRCLHLLADILGLVLCGVIADCDDFDEIADYGKDNTAFLQQELGLSFVNGIPSADTLNRVIRHLDSHSLEQCFKACVAGFSLAGKQVCIDGKELRGTIPAGKKHALVRMVNVWVEEHSLSFGQVAVEAKSNEITTIPALLDTLDCKGSIITIDAIACQQAIVEKIRDKQAHYVIALKANQGVLYEQVAHFMQINKSALAFNQQLDKAHGRGEERRVYIAQCIDLVEEKEKWQDLHTLVMVERKRIIAGKKQEQTLFYISSLTDTDPALYSRYIRGHWAIENGLHWQLDVTFREDEAKVRKDKGPINLHLIRKWSLHLLKKEPSCVSVKRKRKKANRDTNFLLAILKT, from the coding sequence ATGGAACTTAAAAAGATACTAAACAAAGTAGCTGATTTTCGGGTGCAAGGCCGCTGCTTACATCTATTAGCAGATATTTTAGGCTTAGTTTTATGTGGGGTAATAGCCGATTGTGATGACTTTGACGAGATAGCAGATTATGGCAAAGATAATACAGCGTTTCTGCAGCAAGAACTAGGATTAAGTTTTGTTAATGGTATACCTTCTGCTGACACTTTAAATCGGGTGATCAGACACCTGGATAGCCATAGTTTGGAGCAATGCTTCAAAGCGTGTGTAGCTGGCTTCTCCTTAGCAGGCAAGCAGGTATGTATAGATGGCAAAGAATTGAGAGGTACTATACCTGCAGGCAAAAAGCATGCTTTGGTTCGTATGGTCAATGTATGGGTAGAGGAACATAGCTTAAGCTTTGGACAAGTAGCCGTAGAAGCCAAGAGTAATGAGATTACAACTATTCCTGCTTTATTAGATACCCTTGATTGCAAAGGTAGTATCATTACTATAGATGCTATTGCTTGTCAGCAGGCAATTGTAGAAAAGATCAGGGATAAGCAAGCCCATTATGTGATTGCCCTAAAGGCTAATCAAGGTGTACTCTATGAGCAGGTAGCCCATTTTATGCAAATCAATAAGTCTGCTCTCGCTTTTAATCAGCAACTAGATAAAGCCCATGGCAGAGGAGAAGAACGTAGGGTATATATTGCTCAATGCATTGATTTGGTAGAGGAAAAGGAAAAATGGCAGGACTTACATACTTTAGTCATGGTAGAAAGAAAACGCATTATAGCAGGCAAAAAGCAAGAACAAACCCTGTTCTATATAAGCAGTTTAACAGATACAGACCCTGCCTTGTACAGCCGCTACATAAGAGGCCATTGGGCGATAGAGAATGGCTTGCATTGGCAACTAGATGTTACCTTTAGGGAAGATGAGGCTAAAGTCAGGAAAGATAAAGGACCCATCAATCTGCATCTGATTAGAAAGTGGTCTTTGCATCTGCTCAAAAAAGAGCCTTCTTGCGTGAGTGTCAAACGGAAAAGAAAAAAAGCTAACAGAGACACTAATTTCCTGTTAGCTATTCTTAAAACTTAA
- a CDS encoding four-helix bundle copper-binding protein, translating to MLKTETENNVIQTLNKCITACETCLTMSIQEGLPASLRDSVNLQRDCIDICALTARFISRSSANMRRIIKECIEICRKCAEECYKQSQEHYQLCGDICQECYQTCEKYLQKETAINSKWL from the coding sequence ATGTTGAAAACCGAAACCGAAAATAATGTGATCCAGACGCTCAATAAATGCATCACTGCCTGTGAAACCTGCCTGACCATGAGTATACAGGAAGGGCTTCCTGCTTCCCTGAGAGATTCTGTCAACCTTCAAAGAGATTGTATAGATATTTGTGCACTAACCGCCAGATTTATTTCCCGCAGTTCAGCGAATATGCGGCGGATAATTAAAGAATGTATTGAAATATGCCGCAAATGTGCAGAAGAATGCTACAAACAAAGCCAGGAACATTACCAGCTATGTGGAGATATTTGTCAGGAATGTTACCAGACCTGCGAAAAATATCTCCAGAAAGAAACGGCCATTAATTCCAAATGGCTGTAA
- a CDS encoding CPBP family intramembrane glutamic endopeptidase — protein sequence MTIQKMQHLDTFYKNAIRRFLQPGWKTGLGFIILLSIPRVFIVLQASLTGNYQYVSILFLVMWVLPFLLLTRAGRKQIGIKRPQHAWWILMGFLLGMACCTIMYWIGAWLFGVSTHQWFVYISGTYTQVPAQLTSNDRLVFFLVYSAISMTFSPVGEELFYRGIVHENFAADMGDTRAAFVDSSAFALVHLAHFGIVYSGQQWQLLYVPAFLWVLFLFGACLVFYISRRKSGSILGAIASHAGFNLAMNYFIFYYIR from the coding sequence ATGACTATACAGAAGATGCAACATCTGGATACTTTTTATAAGAATGCCATACGCCGCTTTTTACAGCCTGGATGGAAAACTGGCCTTGGATTTATTATTTTATTGAGTATTCCTCGGGTTTTTATTGTATTACAGGCCTCCCTGACAGGTAATTATCAGTATGTTTCTATTCTGTTTCTGGTCATGTGGGTGCTGCCTTTTTTACTTCTGACCAGAGCAGGAAGAAAACAGATAGGTATAAAAAGGCCTCAGCATGCCTGGTGGATATTGATGGGCTTCCTGCTGGGAATGGCCTGTTGCACAATAATGTACTGGATAGGTGCCTGGCTTTTTGGAGTGAGTACGCATCAATGGTTTGTGTATATTTCCGGAACCTATACCCAGGTACCTGCCCAATTGACCAGCAATGACAGGCTTGTTTTTTTCCTGGTCTATTCGGCAATCAGTATGACCTTCAGTCCGGTGGGGGAGGAGTTGTTTTACCGAGGTATTGTTCATGAGAATTTCGCAGCGGATATGGGCGATACCAGAGCTGCTTTTGTAGATAGTTCCGCCTTTGCACTGGTTCATCTGGCGCACTTTGGAATTGTATATTCCGGGCAACAATGGCAGCTTTTATATGTTCCTGCTTTTCTTTGGGTATTGTTCTTATTTGGCGCCTGCCTGGTATTTTATATTTCCAGGCGAAAAAGTGGTTCCATCCTGGGAGCCATTGCTTCCCATGCTGGTTTTAACCTGGCCATGAACTATTTTATCTTCTATTATATCCGTTAA
- a CDS encoding polyprenyl synthetase family protein has translation MALNIKDIQAPVAGEMEAFELKFRSFMKSNVMLLDKIMNYIVKRKGKQIRPMFVFLTAKTCGLVTEATYRGAALIELLHTATLVHDDVVDDANYRRGFFSVNALWKNKIAVLVGDYLLSRGLLLSIENNDFELLRIVSTAVREMSEGELLQIEKARRLDITEEVYFEIIRQKTASLIASCCAVGACSAHASEGVIEQARQFGEKVGIAFQIKDDLFDYGNDEIGKPVGIDIKEKKMTLPLIFALNKASWSDKRHIIDLIKNQSEKPRKVAEVIDFVKKSGGIEYATQVMHTYHSDAMQILHSFPESVFKTALGQLVTFTIERTK, from the coding sequence ATGGCACTTAACATAAAAGACATACAGGCCCCGGTTGCCGGCGAAATGGAAGCATTTGAGCTGAAGTTCCGTTCTTTTATGAAAAGCAATGTAATGCTGCTCGACAAGATCATGAATTACATTGTAAAACGCAAAGGCAAGCAGATCAGGCCAATGTTTGTGTTTTTAACGGCTAAAACTTGCGGACTCGTAACCGAAGCTACTTACAGAGGTGCTGCCCTGATCGAACTTCTGCATACAGCTACACTTGTCCACGACGATGTGGTAGATGATGCCAATTACCGCCGCGGTTTTTTCTCTGTAAATGCCTTGTGGAAAAACAAGATTGCTGTACTGGTGGGCGATTACCTGCTCTCCAGAGGCTTGCTGCTTTCCATCGAAAATAATGATTTTGAACTCCTGCGCATTGTTTCTACGGCCGTACGTGAAATGAGCGAAGGCGAATTGCTGCAAATTGAAAAAGCCCGCCGCCTGGATATTACCGAAGAAGTGTATTTTGAAATTATCCGTCAGAAAACAGCTTCTTTGATCGCCTCCTGCTGTGCCGTAGGTGCTTGTTCCGCCCATGCCAGCGAAGGAGTAATTGAACAAGCCCGTCAGTTTGGAGAAAAAGTTGGGATCGCTTTTCAGATTAAAGACGACCTGTTTGATTATGGCAATGACGAAATCGGAAAACCAGTCGGGATTGATATTAAGGAAAAAAAAATGACCCTGCCCCTGATATTTGCCCTCAATAAAGCTTCCTGGTCCGATAAAAGGCATATTATAGACCTGATCAAAAACCAGAGCGAAAAACCCCGGAAAGTTGCTGAAGTTATCGATTTTGTAAAAAAGAGTGGTGGAATCGAGTATGCAACGCAAGTCATGCATACCTATCATTCCGATGCCATGCAGATCCTTCATTCATTTCCAGAATCTGTCTTTAAAACAGCCCTGGGACAGCTTGTTACCTTCACCATCGAACGCACCAAGTAA
- a CDS encoding TonB-dependent receptor plug domain-containing protein, whose translation MNRILRCSFILLLTCLGFLVQAQNKTITGKVTSLDSREGLPGVNVTVKGTTTGTSTDADGNYSLGVPPNATLTFSFIGLTTQEIAVGNRSEVNVQMSDDVKTLTEVVVVGYGTQERKDLTGSLTSVSAKDIENVPVVSFEQAIQGRATGVQIESSSGKVGGAMKIRVRGSASVSAGNQPLYVVDGFPITQESTGDPTNEDTNPLIDINPNDIESVQILKDASSAAIYGSRASNGVVLITTKRGKAGKTNFNINFSQGQSKPTDLLKFLNRNQYIQIVTDAVNNYNQLYSEPEDYITPADIYYPTDWDTELSYNADTDWQKKAYRTAQFQQLDVSASGVVKKQNSILAWGIVNKKELR comes from the coding sequence ATGAACAGGATTCTACGCTGTAGTTTTATTCTGCTGCTTACCTGCCTGGGGTTTCTGGTGCAGGCGCAGAACAAAACCATTACCGGAAAGGTAACTTCGCTGGATAGTCGTGAAGGCTTGCCAGGGGTAAACGTAACCGTAAAAGGCACTACTACCGGAACTTCTACCGATGCCGACGGGAATTATTCTTTAGGGGTTCCGCCTAATGCTACACTCACATTTAGTTTTATTGGCCTCACTACGCAGGAAATAGCCGTTGGCAACCGAAGTGAAGTGAATGTGCAGATGAGCGACGATGTAAAAACACTTACAGAAGTGGTAGTAGTGGGTTATGGCACCCAGGAACGAAAAGACCTGACTGGCTCACTTACCAGTGTATCGGCCAAAGACATTGAAAATGTGCCCGTAGTAAGTTTTGAACAAGCTATTCAGGGGCGGGCTACCGGCGTACAGATAGAGTCTTCCAGCGGAAAAGTAGGCGGAGCTATGAAAATACGGGTAAGAGGTTCGGCATCCGTTTCGGCAGGCAACCAGCCTTTATATGTAGTAGATGGATTTCCTATTACCCAGGAAAGTACCGGTGACCCAACTAATGAAGATACCAATCCGCTTATCGACATCAATCCCAACGACATTGAATCTGTGCAGATTCTCAAAGATGCTTCTTCAGCTGCTATTTATGGTTCCAGGGCTTCTAACGGCGTAGTGCTCATTACTACCAAACGGGGCAAAGCCGGCAAAACGAACTTCAATATTAATTTCTCCCAGGGACAAAGTAAACCAACCGACCTGCTTAAATTCCTCAATCGCAATCAATATATTCAGATTGTAACGGATGCCGTAAATAATTATAACCAGCTCTATTCGGAACCCGAAGATTACATTACGCCTGCGGACATTTATTATCCCACCGACTGGGATACAGAGCTTTCGTATAATGCCGATACCGACTGGCAGAAAAAAGCATACCGTACCGCTCAATTCCAGCAACTGGATGTATCTGCTTCGGGGGTAGTGAAAAAACAAAATTCTATACTGGCCTGGGGTATAGTAAACAAGAAGGAATTGCGTTGA